One part of the Gemmatimonas sp. genome encodes these proteins:
- a CDS encoding J domain-containing protein, protein MTTNRRNHYRLLHVQPDAPPEVIKAAYRALIATRHPDVGGNESEAVLLNDAYAVLSNPAKRAAYDAHRATRAAWRQGTANAAPAARPAPPAHACLMCHLGLPMQVERNTRCARCHAPLAPVRVTGPRAKPMDRRGIPRVSKSDWAIMHVDWQSDAIDVRMRDLSLDGISVYSGLELPRHRVVRIVGRSFDVVATVVGCRRLDAVFTVHASLASALFAESTGGFVSAIA, encoded by the coding sequence ATGACGACCAATCGACGCAATCACTATCGCCTGCTGCATGTGCAACCGGATGCGCCGCCCGAAGTCATCAAGGCCGCGTATCGGGCGCTGATCGCCACCCGTCATCCAGATGTGGGCGGCAATGAGTCCGAGGCCGTGCTGCTGAACGACGCGTACGCGGTGTTGTCGAATCCGGCCAAGCGCGCCGCCTACGATGCCCATCGCGCTACCCGCGCCGCTTGGCGGCAAGGCACCGCCAACGCGGCGCCCGCTGCACGCCCTGCACCGCCCGCCCACGCGTGTCTCATGTGCCACCTCGGACTGCCAATGCAAGTCGAGCGGAACACGCGTTGCGCGCGCTGTCACGCCCCGCTCGCGCCCGTACGCGTCACCGGTCCGCGCGCAAAGCCGATGGATCGACGGGGCATTCCGCGCGTCAGCAAGTCCGACTGGGCCATCATGCACGTCGACTGGCAATCCGACGCGATCGATGTGCGGATGCGCGATCTCTCGCTCGATGGCATCAGTGTGTACAGCGGCCTCGAGCTGCCGCGACATCGCGTCGTGCGTATCGTCGGCCGCTCGTTCGATGTCGTGGCAACGGTGGTCGGCTGCCGGCGGCTCGACGCGGTGTTCACCGTCCATGCGTCGCTCGCAAGCGCCCTGTTTGCCGAGTCGACCGGCGGCTTCGTGTCGGCCATCGCCTGA
- a CDS encoding NADH:flavin oxidoreductase/NADH oxidase, whose translation MSALFSPLTLRSLTLRNRVGVSPMCQYSSDNGFATDWHLVHLGAFATGGAGLVITEAAAVTPEGRISPQDLGIWDDAHIPMLRRITDFCRAQGTVMGIQLAHAGRKASTRRPWEQPGGAVAVAEGGWDNVMAPSAVPFAPNYPSPHELSLEGIAHVIASFRAAARRAFEAGFQIIELHAAHGYLLHEFLSPIANTRTDHYGGSFENRIRLTLEVTDAVRAVWPDELPLIVRISATDWAEGGWNVEESVQLATQLHARGVDLLDCSSGGLAAHQQITIGPGYQVPFARRIRAESKLPTAAVGLITDATQAEQIVADGSADMVFLARELLRNPRWPLLAAHALGASITWPPQYERARPR comes from the coding sequence ATGTCCGCTCTCTTCTCCCCGCTCACGCTCCGCTCGCTCACGTTACGCAATCGCGTCGGCGTGTCGCCGATGTGCCAGTATTCCAGCGACAACGGCTTCGCTACCGACTGGCATCTCGTTCACCTCGGTGCGTTTGCCACCGGAGGCGCCGGACTCGTGATCACCGAAGCGGCAGCGGTCACGCCCGAAGGGCGCATCAGTCCACAGGATCTGGGCATCTGGGATGACGCGCACATCCCGATGCTGCGGCGCATTACCGACTTCTGCCGCGCGCAGGGCACCGTGATGGGCATTCAGCTCGCGCACGCCGGGCGAAAGGCCAGCACCCGTCGCCCGTGGGAGCAGCCGGGTGGCGCGGTGGCGGTGGCAGAGGGTGGATGGGACAACGTCATGGCTCCCAGCGCGGTGCCGTTCGCGCCCAATTATCCGTCGCCGCACGAGCTCTCACTCGAGGGCATTGCGCACGTGATTGCCTCTTTTCGCGCGGCCGCGCGGCGAGCCTTCGAGGCCGGGTTTCAGATCATCGAACTACACGCCGCGCACGGCTATCTGCTGCACGAGTTCCTGTCCCCGATCGCCAACACGCGCACCGACCACTACGGTGGATCGTTCGAGAACCGCATTCGCCTCACGCTCGAAGTGACCGATGCGGTGCGTGCGGTATGGCCCGACGAGCTGCCCCTGATCGTGCGCATCTCCGCCACCGACTGGGCCGAGGGCGGCTGGAACGTCGAGGAATCCGTACAGCTTGCCACGCAGCTGCACGCCCGCGGTGTCGACCTGCTCGACTGTTCATCCGGCGGCCTCGCCGCACACCAGCAGATTACGATCGGGCCCGGCTACCAGGTCCCGTTCGCACGGCGCATCCGCGCGGAATCCAAACTGCCCACGGCCGCAGTGGGATTGATCACCGACGCGACCCAAGCCGAACAGATCGTCGCGGACGGCAGTGCCGATATGGTGTTCCTCGCTCGTGAACTGCTCCGCAATCCGCGTTGGCCGCTGCTCGCCGCCCACGCACTCGGCGCCAGCATCACCTGGCCGCCGCAGTACGAGCGCGCGCGGCCCCGATAG